The Thermoanaerobaculia bacterium genome contains the following window.
ATCAACCTGATCTTCGCTCTGCTCCTCGTGCCGCAGGTCGTCAAGGAGCCGGGGGTGTACAACAGCTTGGGCAATCTGTTCGAACCGCTGTCTCTGCTCGCGGCGGCGCTGATCGTTTACGGGTCGGTCCGAGGAGAGTCGGGTCGGACGGGAAGATTGGCGCGGATGGGATACGGGCTCTTCGGGATCTCCGTCGTGTCTTTCACGATCGAACAGGCCGTCTATCTCGCTCCGACGATCGCCCTCGTTCCGAAATGGATTCCTCCGGGACAGAAGTTCTGGGCGATCGCGACCACGATCGCGTTCGCGCTTGCCGCCGTCGCGCTCCTCACCGGTCGATCGGCGCTTCTCGCGGCGCGGTGCCTGACGGCGATGCTGATCCTCTTCGGGCTGGTGGTGTGGATGCCGGTGTGTTTCGCCGATCCGCACAAGATGTCGAACTGGTCGGAGAACGTCATGAACCTGGCGATCGCCGGAGCGGCGTGGATCGTCGCCGATTACCTCGCCGGGAGACGTTCCCGGCGATCGAATCTCGATTCGGCCCGACCGTAGGCTCCGGATCGGATCCTCGCGCTCCGGAAGGTGGCCTGTGCTACCTTGCGGCACCCGTGCTCCATCCTGGTGATCGGAAGCGATTTCGACGCGGTCTGATTCTCGCGGTCGCCGCCGTCGCCGCCTTTGCCGGCGCGTCGGCGCCCGCCGACGTCGAGTCCCGACGGAAAGCGTTCCACGACCTTCTCGCCGAACAATGGAACTACCGGATGTCGGCGAATCCGGAGCTCGCCTCGACGCTCGGCGACCGGCGCTGGAACGACCGGTGGAGCGATCGCTCGCCGGCGGGCGTCGGAAGGGATCTCGCCCGGCAATCAGAATTCCTCGACCGATTCCGGGCCATCGACACTTCGGGTTTCCCGGAGTCCGAACGGCTCGACGCGCGGCTGATCATCGGTCAGCTCGAGGAGTCCCTCGAGGACGGGAGACTCCGGAACTGGGAGATGCCCGTCAACCAGTTCTCGGGCATCCACGTCAACACGCCGATCCTGGTGAGCTATCTGCCGTTCGAAACGCGGAAGGACTACGAAGATTACGTCGTCCGTCTCATGTCGCTCCCGAAGGCTTTCGGAGGAGTCACGGAATCGATGCGCGCGGGCATGCGCGATGGTCTGATGCCCCCGAAGTTCCTTCTCGCCCAGGTCGTCCGCCAGGCGGAAATGATCGCGGGCGAGACCCCGGAGAAGTCGTCGTTCGCGCGGCCGCTCGACCGGTTCCCCGAGGGCATCGGGGCGGAGGATCGCCAGCGGATTCGGGACGCCGTGATCGGCGCGATCCGCGATCGCGTCCTTTTCGCGTATCGAAGGTTCGCAGGCTTCGTGAAGGAGGAATATGCCCCCCGGGGACGGGCCGAGGCGGGCGTCTGGGCTCTCCCGGACGGGGCGGCGCGCTACGCGTTCCGGGTGAGACAGGCCACGACGACCTCGCTCTCTCCCGGCGAGATCCATCGCCTCGGCCTCGCCGAGGTCGCCCGCGTCGAAGAGGAGATGTCGAAGATCGCGCGACGGCTCGGATACGCCGACGCGAAATCCCTCGACGCGGCGCTCGCCGTGGATCCGGCCCGTCACGCCCGCTCCCGCCAGGAGCTCCTGGATCTCTACGCGAAGTATCTCGACGACATGAGACCGAAGCTTCCCCGGCTCTTCGGGCGGCTGCCGAAGGCCCGTCT
Protein-coding sequences here:
- a CDS encoding DUF885 family protein; amino-acid sequence: MLHPGDRKRFRRGLILAVAAVAAFAGASAPADVESRRKAFHDLLAEQWNYRMSANPELASTLGDRRWNDRWSDRSPAGVGRDLARQSEFLDRFRAIDTSGFPESERLDARLIIGQLEESLEDGRLRNWEMPVNQFSGIHVNTPILVSYLPFETRKDYEDYVVRLMSLPKAFGGVTESMRAGMRDGLMPPKFLLAQVVRQAEMIAGETPEKSSFARPLDRFPEGIGAEDRQRIRDAVIGAIRDRVLFAYRRFAGFVKEEYAPRGRAEAGVWALPDGAARYAFRVRQATTTSLSPGEIHRLGLAEVARVEEEMSKIARRLGYADAKSLDAALAVDPARHARSRQELLDLYAKYLDDMRPKLPRLFGRLPKARLVVRPTEDFREATTSGAEYNPSSPDGSRPGVVNVNTGDFAKRTTINVETRAYHEGIPGHHLQIAIAQELTGIPPFRQQAEYTAFGEGWALYAEDLGREVGGFSDPYQLYGHYQDELLRSIRLVVDTGLHAKRWTREQAFDFFHAHSGIDDQEIASEVDRYMIWPAQALGYKIGQLTILGLREKARKALGFRFDIRAFHDEVVGAGALPMDVLKDRIDAWIAANRRGADGNESK